From Alteromonas australica, one genomic window encodes:
- the greA gene encoding transcription elongation factor GreA, giving the protein MSQYPMTARGAQMLRDELNELKTKTRPRIIEAIAEAREHGDLKENAEYHAAREQQSFCEGRIQDIEGKLSNAQIIDVTKMENTGKVIFGTTVTILNVDTDEETTYRIVGDDEADIKNNLISVNSPIARGLIGKELDDMVTIQTPAGTVEVEIIEVEYV; this is encoded by the coding sequence ATGAGTCAGTATCCAATGACAGCGCGTGGCGCTCAAATGCTGCGTGACGAACTAAATGAGCTTAAAACTAAAACACGCCCACGGATTATCGAGGCTATTGCCGAAGCCCGTGAGCATGGCGATTTAAAAGAAAATGCTGAGTATCACGCTGCGCGTGAACAACAAAGCTTTTGTGAAGGTCGTATCCAAGATATCGAAGGAAAGCTTTCTAACGCCCAAATTATCGATGTCACAAAAATGGAAAATACAGGTAAAGTCATTTTTGGTACTACCGTAACCATTTTAAATGTAGATACTGATGAAGAAACGACGTATCGCATTGTGGGTGATGACGAAGCAGATATTAAAAATAACCTTATTTCGGTTAACTCTCCTATCGCTCGAGGTTTAATAGGTAAAGAACTTGATGACATGGTGACTATTCAAACGCCCGCTGGCACTGTTGAAGTCGAAATCATAGAAGTTGAATACGTCTGA
- a CDS encoding methyl-accepting chemotaxis protein yields the protein MALKKLSVLQLTILGTACLFISIMFLAYKDISASRDVLSSANRDIKLVTIITAVERVAHHHAVERGLTAGFLGNPSDASRNKVISQRKKADAAVEKVNSIMDSDWSESPSISVILSPVLALLNEKAEVRKQVDEANGKHAFTYYSNLNKRALNATNALTMLVNAPDAKRALSQALLFAQAKEKMGQRRGKVNAVLAARRISNPVSQQIAAYTNETQYIEEKLLLNLDGDPLMRFKALMNSGTSQQITQIVNDVTSDNPDFSTLPTNTEWFAMATEQIGGIAGLLSERFDYVVNNVNAKANRANTNLVVTFVAIVLLTLFIFVIYRTLHGIITQQLNKLVANLDKIAKEGDLTIDLSMSTKNELGEISRSVNATILALRDLVRGLGQSILTSTRLSNQLEDSSGEMLEDAGKTQQLTANIASAIEQVAATSREIAKAAVDTLSASKQLDGLAEQSLMANDKIRHSMEVLSNDIKGVQQNAADMEQQVTEIGSILDTINSLSDQTNLLALNAAIEAARAGEHGRGFAVVADEVRKLAQSSRASSDKISSLLSNLKDASVIVVADINKNVASITNSMEVTNEGRSTAEKVKEAATNVEGMANTMSSSAEQQSATTLEIAQDVVNVEEAARHEVNIATHLSELSGEMKENNLLLQRTIDGFKVDNE from the coding sequence ATGGCGTTGAAAAAACTTTCGGTGTTACAGCTTACCATTTTAGGTACAGCCTGCTTGTTCATATCAATTATGTTCCTCGCTTACAAAGACATAAGCGCCTCTAGAGACGTTTTATCTTCTGCTAATCGAGACATTAAACTAGTGACAATTATTACGGCTGTAGAGCGAGTGGCTCATCATCATGCTGTTGAACGGGGATTAACGGCAGGTTTTTTAGGTAATCCAAGTGACGCATCTAGAAACAAAGTGATAAGTCAGAGAAAGAAAGCCGACGCAGCGGTTGAAAAAGTCAACAGCATAATGGACTCAGACTGGTCGGAGTCACCGTCGATTAGCGTCATTCTTTCACCGGTATTGGCGCTATTAAACGAAAAGGCTGAAGTGAGAAAGCAAGTAGACGAGGCGAATGGGAAGCACGCCTTTACCTATTACAGTAACCTGAATAAACGCGCGTTAAATGCCACCAACGCACTGACCATGCTAGTCAATGCCCCGGATGCTAAACGGGCATTGTCGCAAGCCTTGCTATTTGCACAAGCCAAAGAAAAAATGGGGCAGCGTCGAGGCAAAGTGAACGCCGTATTAGCCGCAAGACGTATCTCTAATCCGGTTAGCCAGCAGATAGCGGCTTATACGAACGAAACCCAGTACATAGAAGAAAAACTGCTGCTGAATTTAGACGGCGACCCATTAATGAGGTTTAAGGCGTTGATGAACAGTGGCACAAGCCAACAAATTACACAAATAGTCAACGATGTCACCTCCGATAACCCTGACTTCTCTACACTGCCCACGAATACAGAGTGGTTCGCCATGGCCACAGAGCAAATCGGTGGAATTGCAGGCCTGCTAAGTGAGCGGTTTGATTACGTGGTCAATAATGTTAACGCGAAAGCAAACCGCGCGAACACAAACCTAGTGGTAACATTCGTAGCCATTGTGCTACTCACGCTTTTTATTTTTGTCATATATCGCACTTTGCACGGCATCATTACGCAACAGTTAAATAAGTTGGTGGCAAACCTAGATAAAATAGCCAAGGAGGGTGATCTCACCATCGATTTATCAATGAGCACCAAGAACGAACTGGGTGAAATATCTCGTTCAGTTAATGCCACCATTCTCGCATTGCGAGATCTTGTCCGTGGGTTAGGCCAATCCATTTTGACGAGTACGCGACTCTCTAATCAATTAGAAGACTCCAGTGGCGAAATGCTCGAAGATGCTGGGAAAACCCAACAGCTTACGGCAAATATTGCTTCAGCCATTGAGCAAGTCGCGGCAACCAGTCGAGAAATTGCTAAAGCAGCGGTAGATACGTTAAGTGCCAGTAAGCAGTTAGACGGATTAGCTGAACAGTCGCTAATGGCGAATGACAAAATTCGTCATAGTATGGAAGTATTATCTAATGATATTAAAGGTGTACAACAAAATGCCGCCGACATGGAGCAGCAAGTGACAGAAATTGGTTCTATTCTGGATACCATTAACTCGCTTTCCGATCAGACTAATTTATTGGCGCTAAACGCAGCTATTGAAGCAGCCCGTGCAGGTGAGCATGGCAGAGGTTTTGCTGTGGTTGCCGATGAAGTAAGGAAGCTTGCGCAAAGTAGTCGTGCTTCCTCTGATAAAATCTCTAGTTTGCTGTCTAATTTAAAAGATGCCAGTGTGATAGTCGTTGCTGATATCAATAAAAACGTGGCCTCTATCACCAATTCTATGGAAGTGACCAACGAAGGGCGCTCCACCGCGGAAAAAGTAAAGGAAGCTGCCACCAATGTAGAAGGTATGGCTAACACGATGTCATCTTCCGCAGAACAACAATCTGCAACCACTTTAGAGATAGCACAAGATGTGGTAAATGTTGAAGAAGCGGCCCGACATGAAGTCAACATTGCCACACATTTATCTGAATTATCTGGCGAAATGAAGGAGAATAACCTTCTGCTTCAACGCACAATAGACGGATTTAAAGTGGACAACGAATAG
- a CDS encoding NUDIX hydrolase encodes MKKDIETLASRTVYKNKWLTVREDKIVRESGKEGIYGVVEKPDFAIILPVHKDTIYLVEQYRYTIGSRQLELPQGAWEDNPKADPCELAKGELKEETGMLADEMIYVGFQYLAYGFCNQGYHIYLAKGLTQGKQSLDVEEEDLKIVPMPLQKFHEKVVGGEIKDASTCNAYGLAKLKGLL; translated from the coding sequence ATGAAAAAGGACATTGAAACATTAGCGTCTCGCACCGTTTACAAGAATAAATGGCTAACCGTTAGAGAAGATAAAATAGTCAGAGAGAGCGGCAAAGAAGGCATTTACGGCGTGGTGGAAAAGCCTGATTTTGCCATTATCTTACCGGTACACAAGGATACCATTTATCTTGTTGAACAATATCGCTATACCATAGGCTCTCGCCAACTCGAATTACCTCAAGGGGCTTGGGAAGACAACCCAAAAGCCGATCCCTGTGAATTAGCGAAAGGTGAGCTTAAGGAAGAAACGGGAATGCTTGCCGATGAAATGATCTATGTGGGGTTTCAATATCTCGCCTATGGTTTTTGTAATCAGGGCTACCATATTTATTTGGCAAAAGGTCTGACCCAAGGTAAGCAATCGCTAGATGTTGAAGAGGAAGATTTAAAAATCGTACCCATGCCTCTACAAAAATTTCATGAAAAAGTGGTCGGCGGTGAAATAAAAGATGCGTCAACCTGCAACGCTTATGGGCTAGCGAAGCTGAAAGGTTTACTCTAA
- a CDS encoding Hsp20 family protein, producing the protein MRTIDLSPLYRSFIGSDHLASLIDAASRAEKQSTYPPYNIELLDDDKYRVTMAVAGFSKEDVTIEVQENTLTITGKKATEDKEATERKFLHKGISERNFERKFQLGDHVKVLAADMENGLLHIDMERVIPEAKKPRQIEIGSRLLENN; encoded by the coding sequence ATGCGTACTATCGATCTATCTCCACTTTACCGTTCATTTATTGGTTCAGACCACCTAGCTTCATTAATTGATGCTGCGTCTCGTGCTGAAAAACAAAGCACTTACCCTCCGTATAACATCGAACTTCTAGACGATGATAAATATCGTGTCACTATGGCCGTTGCTGGTTTCAGCAAAGAGGATGTCACCATAGAAGTTCAGGAAAATACGTTAACGATTACGGGTAAAAAGGCCACTGAAGATAAGGAAGCCACTGAACGTAAGTTTTTACATAAAGGTATTTCAGAGCGTAACTTCGAACGTAAGTTCCAGTTGGGCGACCATGTAAAAGTACTTGCGGCCGACATGGAAAATGGCTTATTACACATCGATATGGAGCGTGTCATTCCAGAAGCGAAGAAACCAAGACAAATTGAAATTGGTTCAAGGTTGCTTGAAAACAACTAA
- a CDS encoding acetate kinase translates to MKRDVVVLNCGSSSVKFAIIDADTGEAGLSGIAESLGNSDASLTFKHNGSKNKVQLSPNAGHTEALNAIQTVITDTGVAPIAVGHRVVHGGERFKQAALVDDSVLADVEKYASMAPLHNMANLKGITTAQEAYPDLPHVVVFDTSFFQKMPEKAYLYALPKALYRDHGIRRYGFHGTSHKFILDSTAALLDKPVAQTSIISAHLGNGCSVTAIEQGIAVDTSLGFTPLEGLIMGTRSGDLDPSLPGTLQNKLGKTADEINDLLNKSSGLLGISELSNDCRTLEDAALEGHEGAKLAIEMFCYRLAKYISGYMIAVPSLDAIVFTGGIGENSSLIRETTMGYFSHLGVDIDTDRNLQARFGKGGDIASDSSNKRVFVVPTNEEWVIAAEAATFA, encoded by the coding sequence ATGAAAAGAGACGTCGTTGTTTTAAATTGTGGGAGCTCATCGGTTAAATTTGCCATCATAGATGCAGATACCGGTGAAGCAGGATTATCAGGGATAGCGGAAAGTTTAGGAAATAGCGATGCTAGTCTCACTTTCAAACATAATGGCAGTAAAAATAAAGTGCAATTGTCGCCTAATGCCGGCCATACGGAAGCACTGAATGCGATTCAAACGGTGATTACCGATACTGGGGTCGCGCCCATTGCAGTTGGACATCGCGTCGTTCACGGTGGTGAGCGTTTCAAGCAAGCCGCATTGGTGGACGACAGTGTACTCGCTGACGTTGAAAAGTACGCCAGTATGGCACCTTTGCATAATATGGCGAATTTAAAAGGTATTACAACGGCGCAAGAAGCCTACCCAGATTTGCCTCATGTGGTGGTTTTTGATACCTCCTTTTTTCAAAAGATGCCTGAAAAGGCGTATCTTTATGCGCTTCCGAAAGCGTTGTATCGCGATCACGGCATTCGACGCTATGGCTTCCACGGCACCAGTCACAAGTTTATTTTAGACAGTACGGCTGCGCTGCTAGATAAACCAGTGGCACAAACCAGTATTATTAGTGCTCATTTGGGTAATGGTTGCAGTGTGACAGCCATAGAGCAGGGGATTGCCGTTGATACCAGCCTTGGTTTTACTCCGTTAGAAGGGCTCATTATGGGGACCCGAAGCGGTGATTTAGACCCAAGCCTACCCGGAACCCTGCAAAATAAACTGGGCAAAACGGCAGATGAAATTAATGATTTGCTGAACAAGTCGTCGGGTTTGTTAGGCATTTCGGAGTTAAGCAACGATTGTCGAACATTAGAAGATGCTGCACTTGAAGGGCATGAGGGGGCGAAATTAGCCATTGAAATGTTCTGTTATAGGCTAGCCAAATATATTAGCGGGTACATGATTGCGGTGCCATCACTAGACGCCATCGTATTTACTGGCGGCATTGGGGAAAACTCGTCCCTTATTCGTGAGACCACTATGGGTTATTTTTCTCATTTAGGTGTAGATATTGATACCGACAGAAATCTACAGGCGCGGTTTGGTAAAGGCGGCGATATCGCGTCTGATTCATCCAATAAGCGTGTTTTTGTCGTACCCACTAACGAAGAGTGGGTGATTGCTGCTGAAGCCGCAACCTTCGCCTAA
- the pta gene encoding phosphate acetyltransferase: MSRRIMLIPVGTSVGLTTVSMGLVRALEEQAIKINFFKPLAQPRRGDNGEERSTTIISHHCSVKPIKPFELGYVEQMISSDNTDELLEEIIERFEQHQQSDAVTVIEGLVTTRHHPYAERLNLEISRALDADIVFVCVPGNENPVDINHRLEIVVDTYGGHKSKKVVGCIFNKVNAPLDEHGRLRADIGAIDAPEHDEERCEALRSLPIFSKGLAFLGSVDWNADLVSPRAIDVAKHLDAQLINEGDIASRRLSSVTFCAREIHNMTHALKPGALLVLSGDRSDVFVSCCLAALNGTKLGALLLTGGYSIDENIQKLCNQAMETGLPVMSVNTNTWQTAQGLHAFNQEVPVDDSLRIEKVMVHTAESLDASWVTSLTEKVSRQKKLSPSAFRFYLTNRARQVNKRIVLPEGNEPRTVVAAAICAKRGLARPVLLGEEAEIQRVAAQQGVSLSEGVEILSPSAIRGQYVEGLVALRGHKGVTDVVANELLQDNVTLGTMMLQHDDVDGLVSGAVNTTANTIRPALQLIKTAENASLVSSVFFMLLPDQVLVYGDCAINPDPNAQQLADIAIQSATSAEMFGIEPRVAMISYSTGDSGAGSDVEKVREATKIAQSLRPDLLIDGPLQYDAAAIESVGRSKAPNSPVAGKANVFVFPDLNTGNTTYKAVQRSFDLVCIGPMLQGMRKPVNDLSRGALVDDIVFTIALTAIQAAGA; encoded by the coding sequence ATGTCACGCAGAATTATGTTAATTCCAGTAGGTACCAGTGTGGGTCTTACTACGGTTAGCATGGGGTTAGTTCGCGCTTTAGAAGAACAAGCCATCAAGATAAATTTTTTCAAGCCACTAGCCCAACCACGAAGAGGTGATAATGGTGAAGAGCGCTCTACAACCATCATTAGTCACCACTGCAGTGTAAAGCCAATAAAGCCATTTGAATTAGGCTATGTGGAACAGATGATCAGTAGCGACAATACTGATGAATTGCTTGAAGAGATTATTGAGCGATTCGAACAGCATCAGCAAAGTGACGCGGTCACGGTGATTGAAGGGCTAGTGACCACTCGCCACCACCCTTATGCAGAGCGATTGAACTTAGAAATTAGTCGTGCGCTAGACGCCGATATCGTATTTGTGTGCGTACCAGGCAATGAAAACCCCGTGGATATTAACCATCGTCTTGAAATTGTGGTGGACACTTATGGCGGCCACAAAAGTAAGAAAGTGGTAGGCTGCATTTTCAATAAAGTGAATGCACCATTAGATGAGCATGGAAGGCTTCGCGCTGATATTGGTGCAATAGACGCGCCTGAGCACGATGAAGAAAGATGCGAAGCGCTTCGTTCATTGCCTATTTTCTCTAAAGGTTTAGCCTTTTTGGGCAGTGTTGATTGGAATGCTGATTTAGTGTCGCCTCGCGCAATTGATGTGGCGAAACACCTCGACGCTCAGTTAATAAACGAAGGGGATATTGCCTCTCGCCGTCTAAGCAGTGTGACGTTTTGTGCGAGAGAAATTCACAATATGACACATGCGCTTAAGCCCGGGGCGCTACTGGTACTGTCGGGAGATAGAAGCGATGTGTTCGTTTCTTGTTGCTTAGCGGCGCTCAATGGCACCAAATTAGGCGCACTATTGCTTACCGGCGGTTATAGTATTGATGAGAATATTCAAAAACTCTGTAACCAAGCTATGGAAACCGGGTTACCAGTGATGTCAGTGAATACTAATACCTGGCAAACTGCACAAGGCTTGCATGCGTTTAATCAAGAAGTCCCTGTTGATGATAGCTTACGTATCGAAAAAGTCATGGTGCACACCGCAGAAAGTTTAGACGCTAGCTGGGTTACCTCGCTAACAGAAAAAGTGTCTCGTCAGAAAAAGCTTTCTCCTTCTGCCTTTCGTTTTTATCTCACGAATCGTGCTCGACAAGTGAATAAGCGCATTGTTTTACCCGAGGGTAATGAACCAAGAACAGTGGTAGCTGCTGCGATATGTGCAAAGCGTGGTTTGGCACGGCCAGTACTTTTAGGTGAAGAAGCCGAAATTCAAAGGGTGGCAGCACAACAAGGTGTTTCCCTGAGTGAAGGGGTGGAAATTCTCTCACCTTCAGCTATTCGCGGGCAGTACGTGGAAGGCTTGGTCGCGCTAAGAGGTCACAAAGGCGTTACCGATGTGGTTGCTAATGAACTGCTGCAAGACAATGTCACCTTAGGCACAATGATGCTTCAACACGACGATGTCGATGGATTAGTCAGCGGTGCGGTCAACACCACTGCGAATACGATTCGCCCCGCTTTGCAGCTTATCAAAACCGCTGAAAATGCGTCGCTAGTGTCTTCAGTGTTTTTTATGTTATTACCAGACCAAGTTCTGGTTTACGGCGACTGCGCCATCAACCCCGATCCTAATGCACAGCAGTTGGCTGATATTGCAATACAATCTGCTACATCGGCAGAGATGTTCGGCATCGAGCCACGGGTGGCCATGATCAGTTACAGTACTGGCGACTCAGGTGCAGGCTCTGACGTAGAAAAGGTAAGAGAAGCCACTAAAATTGCACAGTCGCTACGCCCTGATTTACTTATTGACGGGCCGCTTCAGTATGACGCTGCTGCCATTGAAAGTGTGGGGCGCAGTAAAGCGCCAAATAGCCCCGTGGCGGGCAAGGCCAATGTGTTTGTATTCCCAGACCTAAATACGGGTAACACCACGTATAAGGCTGTTCAGCGAAGCTTTGATCTTGTTTGCATAGGGCCCATGCTACAAGGTATGAGAAAGCCGGTTAATGACCTAAGCCGTGGCGCTTTAGTTGATGATATCGTCTTTACCATTGCACTTACGGCTATTCAAGCGGCGGGCGCGTAA
- the lnt gene encoding apolipoprotein N-acyltransferase translates to MIPVLALAIRQIAKLRHRAFLAGWVFGMGWFGAGISWVHVSIADFGGLPLVGSLAIMALLCGYLSLFPALAFSLTSRFFTVNLWPLALPFFWCLSEWLRSWLLTGFPWLSLGYSQIDSPLSGWAPIIGETGLTALLLIAASLLACNGFKRATLNGGLISLAIYVSGWLALQHAWVSPKQTYSVAMVQGNIPQSLRWVPEQDQPTMDKYLHLTEPLWNSDLIIWPEAAVPKLEPLAQPYLARVNERAFNENTALITGIVNFNWETQEAWNNLIVLGKRTPTATLPDYQYFHNNRFAKHHLLPVGEFVPFEDWLRPLAPLFDLPMSSFARGAYQQANLEANGIHLAPAICFEIAFPRQVAANLYANTDMIITVSNDAWFGRSHGPAQHLEIARMRALEFGRPVLRATNNGISAFIDAKGQITARLPQFEAGSLTAPVTATEGLTPYRQLGDLPMGILLTLLLIVSITSKKHRRLFS, encoded by the coding sequence ATGATTCCCGTATTGGCCTTGGCTATTCGCCAAATTGCCAAACTTCGCCACAGAGCTTTCTTAGCTGGCTGGGTGTTTGGCATGGGCTGGTTTGGTGCGGGAATTAGTTGGGTACATGTCAGTATTGCCGATTTTGGTGGCCTACCGCTGGTAGGGTCGCTAGCTATCATGGCGTTGCTTTGCGGTTACTTGTCATTATTTCCTGCATTGGCCTTTAGCCTCACTTCCCGCTTTTTCACGGTGAACTTGTGGCCATTAGCGCTCCCGTTTTTCTGGTGTTTAAGTGAATGGTTGCGTAGTTGGTTGTTGACTGGTTTTCCTTGGCTGTCCTTAGGCTACAGTCAAATTGACAGCCCCTTATCGGGTTGGGCGCCTATTATTGGTGAAACAGGGTTGACGGCCCTGTTACTTATTGCCGCTTCTCTTCTTGCTTGTAATGGGTTTAAGCGAGCAACCCTCAATGGCGGATTAATATCACTGGCCATTTACGTTAGTGGCTGGTTGGCTTTACAGCATGCTTGGGTTTCGCCAAAACAGACTTACTCTGTCGCCATGGTACAAGGTAATATTCCACAATCCTTACGCTGGGTGCCTGAGCAAGATCAACCCACCATGGATAAGTACTTACACCTTACCGAGCCCCTTTGGAATAGCGATTTAATTATATGGCCAGAGGCCGCTGTGCCAAAATTAGAGCCGCTGGCACAGCCCTATTTGGCTAGGGTTAATGAACGTGCATTTAACGAAAATACCGCGCTAATTACAGGCATCGTTAACTTTAATTGGGAAACCCAAGAAGCGTGGAACAATTTAATTGTTTTGGGTAAACGCACGCCTACGGCGACACTTCCTGATTACCAGTACTTTCATAATAATCGCTTTGCAAAACACCATCTGTTACCTGTGGGTGAATTTGTTCCTTTTGAAGACTGGTTGCGCCCTCTTGCGCCCTTGTTTGATTTACCTATGTCTTCGTTTGCTAGAGGGGCGTATCAACAAGCAAATTTAGAGGCAAATGGCATTCACTTAGCCCCTGCAATTTGCTTTGAAATTGCCTTTCCTCGCCAAGTGGCAGCAAACCTTTATGCCAATACGGATATGATTATTACTGTCAGTAATGACGCCTGGTTCGGTCGTTCTCACGGCCCTGCTCAGCATTTAGAAATAGCCCGTATGCGCGCCCTAGAGTTCGGGCGGCCAGTCTTACGGGCTACCAATAACGGTATTTCTGCGTTTATTGATGCGAAAGGACAAATTACCGCCCGCTTACCTCAATTTGAAGCGGGTAGCCTAACGGCACCGGTCACGGCAACCGAAGGGCTTACTCCCTATCGTCAACTTGGCGACCTCCCTATGGGGATATTATTAACGCTATTGCTCATCGTTAGCATCACCAGCAAAAAGCACAGACGTTTATTTAGCTAG
- a CDS encoding HlyC/CorC family transporter, whose protein sequence is MSDDNPHSTNGSSGKSWLDKLKLSISGEPKSKEELVEVISEAERSEIIDPQTREMIEGVIGVNEMRVRDIMIPRAQMTTIDVEQDVEAFLPVMLESAHSRFPVISEDKDHIEGILLAKDLLSYAFNAEREFNLRDVLRPAVIVPESKRVDVLLKEFRQQRYHMAIVVDEYGGVSGLVTIEDILEIIVGEIEDEFDTEESGTDDIRPLNKSTYSVKALTPVDEFNSFFETSFSEEEADTIGGIVLKAFGHMPETNDEVTIGDIQFKVTNSDKRRLIQLKVSVPSLE, encoded by the coding sequence ATGAGCGACGATAATCCTCACTCTACCAACGGCTCCTCAGGCAAAAGTTGGTTAGATAAACTCAAGCTTTCAATCTCTGGCGAGCCGAAAAGTAAAGAAGAACTGGTGGAAGTTATCTCTGAAGCCGAGCGTAGCGAAATTATTGACCCGCAAACACGGGAAATGATTGAAGGCGTGATAGGTGTTAACGAGATGCGTGTGCGCGATATTATGATCCCGCGGGCACAAATGACCACTATTGATGTCGAGCAAGACGTAGAAGCCTTTCTTCCCGTGATGTTGGAATCTGCCCACTCACGTTTCCCTGTTATTAGCGAAGACAAAGACCATATCGAAGGCATTTTGCTAGCGAAAGATTTGCTTAGCTATGCGTTTAATGCTGAACGGGAATTTAATTTGCGCGATGTGTTGCGCCCTGCGGTTATTGTGCCTGAAAGCAAGCGTGTTGATGTGCTTTTGAAAGAATTCCGCCAACAACGCTATCACATGGCCATTGTGGTCGATGAATACGGCGGTGTGTCAGGCTTAGTGACGATTGAAGATATTCTTGAGATTATCGTAGGTGAAATCGAAGATGAATTTGATACCGAGGAAAGCGGTACCGATGATATTCGCCCGTTGAACAAATCGACCTATTCGGTGAAAGCGCTCACGCCCGTGGACGAATTTAACTCCTTCTTTGAAACCAGCTTCAGTGAAGAAGAAGCCGATACTATTGGTGGTATTGTGCTCAAGGCATTTGGCCATATGCCAGAAACCAATGATGAAGTCACCATTGGCGATATTCAGTTTAAAGTGACAAACTCAGATAAGCGTCGTCTTATTCAACTGAAAGTCTCAGTCCCTTCTTTGGAGTAA
- a CDS encoding undecaprenyl-phosphate glucose phosphotransferase: MDKEALAVHSDMDPDKINTSSKGGFIVRNQSGFSTAYRLVDLVIITCIFYVCHLYLVSFIPDNSIVALLIFAVIFQLVAEAMDLYRSWRGYSTTEILKNTGYCWSITCILSLTAYFILGINTLNNAVLISWFVTSAGALLSWRFVMRNFLFKIRKSGMNTRQAIVIGATKTGYSLAHQIVDNEQLGINFQGMFDDRAEDRLPHKFKNQVLGGIEDAIEMARANKVDYIYIALPMSAENRIRDILEKCADTTANVYIIPNFFIYNLMNARWQSIGSVQALSVYDTPFQGASDLLKRAEDIVLSSIILLMLTLPMLCIAAAVKLTSPGPVIFKQKRYGLDGKQILVYKFRSMKVQDNGPVVKQATKNDPRITKLGAFLRRTSLDELPQFINVLQGRMSIVGPRPHAVAHNEEYRKLIKGYMLRHKVRPGITGWAQVNGLRGETETINKMVKRVEYDLDYIHRWSVWLDLKIIFMTVFNGFINKNAY; the protein is encoded by the coding sequence ATGGATAAAGAGGCTTTAGCAGTGCACAGCGACATGGACCCCGATAAAATAAACACATCGTCAAAAGGGGGCTTTATAGTAAGAAACCAAAGCGGCTTCTCTACTGCTTATAGACTCGTTGACTTAGTTATCATCACTTGCATATTCTATGTTTGCCACCTTTATCTCGTCAGTTTTATCCCCGACAATAGCATTGTTGCCCTACTCATTTTTGCAGTTATATTTCAACTAGTTGCAGAAGCTATGGACTTATACCGCTCTTGGCGCGGATATAGCACCACTGAAATACTGAAAAATACAGGCTACTGCTGGAGTATCACCTGTATCCTCTCACTGACTGCGTATTTTATATTGGGTATTAACACCTTAAACAATGCTGTTTTGATTTCGTGGTTCGTCACCTCTGCCGGCGCATTACTCAGTTGGCGTTTCGTCATGCGAAACTTCCTATTTAAAATTAGAAAAAGCGGCATGAACACCCGCCAAGCCATTGTTATTGGCGCCACCAAAACTGGGTATAGCTTAGCGCATCAAATTGTTGATAACGAACAGCTGGGCATTAATTTTCAAGGCATGTTTGATGATCGCGCCGAAGATAGGCTGCCACACAAGTTCAAAAACCAAGTACTTGGTGGTATTGAAGATGCCATTGAAATGGCGCGAGCGAATAAAGTGGACTACATCTATATTGCCCTTCCTATGAGTGCGGAAAATCGCATCCGCGACATTTTAGAAAAGTGCGCAGACACCACCGCAAACGTTTATATTATCCCTAACTTCTTTATTTATAATTTGATGAACGCGCGATGGCAAAGTATTGGTTCAGTGCAGGCGCTTAGTGTTTACGATACCCCGTTTCAAGGGGCCAGCGACCTTCTCAAGCGCGCTGAAGATATTGTACTCAGTAGCATTATTTTGCTTATGCTGACATTACCTATGCTATGTATTGCCGCAGCGGTCAAGCTCACCTCTCCCGGCCCCGTCATTTTCAAACAAAAACGTTATGGTTTAGATGGTAAGCAAATTCTTGTTTATAAGTTCCGCTCAATGAAGGTACAGGATAATGGCCCCGTGGTGAAGCAAGCCACCAAGAACGACCCAAGAATTACTAAACTCGGTGCTTTTTTACGTCGAACTTCGTTAGACGAACTGCCTCAGTTTATTAATGTCTTACAGGGGAGAATGTCAATTGTGGGCCCCCGCCCCCATGCTGTTGCGCACAATGAAGAATATCGTAAGCTGATTAAAGGCTATATGCTTCGTCATAAAGTACGCCCCGGCATTACCGGCTGGGCGCAAGTTAATGGGTTGCGCGGTGAGACGGAAACCATAAACAAAATGGTGAAGCGTGTGGAATACGACCTTGATTATATTCATCGCTGGTCTGTATGGTTAGATTTGAAAATTATTTTCATGACAGTGTTCAATGGGTTCATTAACAAGAACGCGTATTAG